The following proteins are encoded in a genomic region of Mustela erminea isolate mMusErm1 chromosome 3, mMusErm1.Pri, whole genome shotgun sequence:
- the LOC116585538 gene encoding olfactory receptor 2T8-like → MMKTQSSISSFAVLLLFEIMNLWNTTTDFILLGLFNHTEAHLFLFVMVLTIVFTSLLGNALMIFLIHQDVRLHTPMYFLLSQLSLMDMMLVTTIVPKMTADYLTGLKSISPFGCGLQIFFFITLEGSECFLLASMSYDRYVAVCHPLRYVVLMSWKLCLRMTVGSWFLGAADGLMQAAATLSFPFCHVREINHFFCEAPTLVRLACANTLAFENVMYICCVLMLLVPFSLILISYSLIFAAVLQMHSREARKKAFATCSSHLSVVGLFYGAAIFIYMRPKSYRSANHDKIVSVFYTIFTPLLNPIIYSMRNSDVKGALRKCIGQCVTLNHD, encoded by the coding sequence ATGATGAAAACTCAATcatctatttcttcatttgcagTGTTGCTCTTGTTTGAAATCATGAACCTTTGGAACACCACGACAGATTTCATTCTCCTAGGACTCTTTAATCACACAGAAGCCCATCTATTTCTCTTTGTGATGGTTCTCACAATTGTCTTCACCTCCCTACTAGGCAATGCCCTCATGATTTTTCTGATTCATCAGGATGTCCGGCTTCATACTCCCATGTACTTTCTATTGAGCCAACTCTCCCTCATGGACATGATGCTAGTCACCACCATTGTGCCCAAAATGACAGCTGACTACTTGACTGGCCTGAAGTCCATTTCTCCTTTTGGCTGTGGGTTGCAGATCTTCTTCTTCATCACTTTGGAAGGGAGCGAGTGTTTCCTCTTGGCATCCAtgtcctatgaccgctatgtggctgTTTGCCATCCACTGCGATATGTTGTTCTCATGAGCTGGAAATTATGCCTGAGAATGACTGTGGGGTCTTGGTTCCTGGGGGCAGCTGATGGCCTCATGCAGGCTGCTGCTACCCTGAGTTTTCCATTTTGCCATGTGCGTGAGATCAATCATTTCTTCTGTGAGGCCCCTACTCTGGTGCGTTTGGCTTGTGCCAACACATTGGCCTTTGAAAATGTCATGTATATCTGCTGTGTATTAATGCTCCTGGTTCCATTTTCTCTCATCCTGATTTCCTATAGTCTTATCTTTGCTGCAGTTCTCCAGATGCATTCTAGAGAAGCCCGCAAGAAGGCTTTTGCTACATGCTCCTCACATCTCTCTGTGGTGGGACTCTTTTATGGAGCTGCTATTTTTATCTATATGAGACCCAAATCCTACAGGTCAGCTAACCATGATAAAATAGTGTCAGTGTTCTATACTATCTTCACTCCTTTGTTGAACCCCATCATCTATAGTATGAGAAACAGTGATGTCAAGGGAGCCCTGAGAAAGTGTATAGGTCAGTGCGTTACCTTAAATCATGACTAA